In one Methanobrevibacter arboriphilus genomic region, the following are encoded:
- a CDS encoding EhaE family protein, producing the protein MIEIQMLFYAGCILAIIGSIATVTGPGVNDPIVRTFNTEIAAVGISLIFLVYNHTLALMTFVAATAAITLILLRAITRLEEMGADV; encoded by the coding sequence TTGATTGAAATTCAAATGTTATTTTATGCGGGTTGTATATTAGCTATAATTGGAAGTATAGCTACTGTAACAGGCCCTGGAGTTAATGATCCTATTGTCAGAACGTTCAATACAGAAATTGCTGCAGTTGGAATATCATTAATATTTCTCGTTTACAATCATACCTTAGCACTAATGACTTTTGTGGCTGCTACTGCAGCTATTACTTTGATTTTACTTAGGGCTATAACTAGACTAGAAGAAATGGGGGCTGACGTATGA
- a CDS encoding EhaD family protein translates to MIFLDFLNVTSISIILMFIGAFGIILLVKPLDKLIMFAVMEAGLLLAVVSFKYLDVALVIALFGPISTVIFLLSIIKINDIRKRDIEEGNKNNPEGEIFD, encoded by the coding sequence ATGATTTTTTTAGATTTTCTTAATGTAACATCCATATCAATAATCTTGATGTTTATTGGTGCTTTTGGTATTATATTGCTTGTTAAACCTCTTGATAAGCTTATAATGTTTGCAGTTATGGAGGCAGGATTATTATTAGCTGTTGTTTCATTTAAATATTTAGATGTAGCTTTAGTAATTGCTCTTTTTGGACCAATATCTACTGTTATATTCCTTTTATCTATTATTAAAATTAATGATATTAGAAAAAGAGATATTGAAGAGGGAAATAAAAACAATCCTGAAGGTGAGATATTTGATTGA
- a CDS encoding EhaF family protein yields the protein MSRIGRFWNSLANPDKIPKVYSVILAAVILVGFIVPLSLDVDQIYPRPAPQVQIEQGTPTAPYDRGGIPLEVPGITKAQYPENSKSLGMVTSYMSPQALLVASLSPYFGTSIYSSPGGLIDEILYYTRGFDTILESSILMMSFIIASWLALNFTINRKKENDEKTHSKDGSSKLKKE from the coding sequence ATGAGTCGGATTGGTCGTTTTTGGAACTCTCTTGCTAACCCAGATAAAATTCCTAAAGTATATTCTGTAATATTAGCAGCAGTTATTCTAGTTGGATTTATTGTTCCTTTAAGTTTAGATGTTGACCAAATTTATCCAAGACCTGCTCCTCAAGTTCAAATTGAGCAAGGAACTCCTACTGCTCCTTATGATAGGGGAGGTATTCCTTTAGAAGTTCCAGGTATAACTAAAGCTCAATATCCAGAAAATTCAAAGTCTTTAGGTATGGTAACTTCTTATATGAGTCCTCAAGCACTTCTTGTAGCGTCGCTTTCTCCATATTTTGGAACTAGTATTTATTCTTCGCCAGGAGGACTTATTGATGAGATTCTCTATTATACTAGAGGTTTTGATACAATATTAGAATCTTCAATATTGATGATGTCTTTTATTATAGCTTCTTGGCTAGCACTTAACTTTACTATAAATAGGAAAAAAGAAAATGATGAGAAAACCCATTCTAAAGATGGTTCTTCTAAATTAAAAAAGGAGTAG
- a CDS encoding DUF2109 family protein: protein MIEEIIGIIIIIMAIRTLLAKNKAERMLYVNVIDFAVSALIALTVDSPFGLIIAITFFITSTIGSNAIAYTLNRLENEIILDE from the coding sequence ATGATAGAAGAAATCATTGGAATAATTATTATTATAATGGCTATAAGAACTCTTTTAGCTAAAAATAAAGCTGAAAGAATGCTTTATGTTAATGTTATTGATTTTGCTGTTTCAGCACTTATTGCATTAACTGTAGATAGTCCTTTTGGTCTTATAATTGCTATTACATTTTTCATAACTTCTACTATTGGTTCTAATGCAATAGCTTATACTTTAAATAGGCTAGAAAATGAAATTATCCTTGATGAGTGA
- a CDS encoding EhaG family protein: MVTLVPEVVPAITASLYLPALYVAIIVGFVGLTGIAIQKRDIHILILTDLVGLAMLIVVAAVGTDLAEALILPGLVVELAEIMAISEILISREMRKAENSVPKDRTITEKPSVFPLPLSLDMEIMKTAPNFIALVMILFGAFLTGFTGGAVAGGGILFYMMCKKARGLPVFVIEGVGAISGISWCLWIVGFVLFFLAPQYWLLSLFMAACGLVLKVASKLGLIGSILTEEYRRE, translated from the coding sequence ATGGTAACTTTAGTTCCAGAGGTTGTTCCAGCTATTACAGCATCTTTATACCTTCCTGCATTGTATGTAGCGATTATAGTAGGTTTTGTTGGTTTAACTGGAATTGCTATTCAGAAAAGAGACATTCATATTTTAATCCTAACTGATCTTGTTGGATTAGCTATGTTAATTGTAGTTGCAGCTGTTGGAACAGATTTAGCTGAAGCATTGATACTTCCTGGTTTAGTTGTAGAATTAGCTGAGATTATGGCTATTTCAGAAATTTTAATATCTCGTGAAATGAGAAAAGCTGAAAATTCAGTTCCTAAAGATAGGACTATAACAGAAAAACCTTCTGTATTCCCACTTCCTTTAAGCTTAGATATGGAAATTATGAAGACAGCTCCAAATTTTATAGCTCTTGTTATGATATTATTTGGTGCATTTTTAACTGGTTTTACTGGTGGTGCAGTTGCTGGTGGAGGTATATTATTCTATATGATGTGTAAAAAGGCAAGAGGATTGCCTGTATTCGTGATTGAGGGTGTTGGAGCAATATCTGGTATTTCATGGTGTTTATGGATAGTTGGATTTGTATTATTCTTCTTGGCTCCTCAATACTGGCTTCTTTCATTGTTCATGGCTGCTTGTGGTTTAGTCTTAAAAGTAGCTTCAAAATTAGGATTGATTGGATCTATTCTTACTGAAGAGTATAGGAGAGAATAA